A genomic stretch from Juglans microcarpa x Juglans regia isolate MS1-56 chromosome 3S, Jm3101_v1.0, whole genome shotgun sequence includes:
- the LOC121257056 gene encoding probable transmembrane ascorbate ferrireductase 3 has product MYMSSAIDDRTSMYQGSASRVTIVAHLFGLLSLILILVWLLHYQGGLEYDSNEAYRVFNVHPFLMFFGFIFMAGEAMMAFRTVGAEREVRKFIHMIFHLIAICLGIVGIKAVFKFHEMINNSPDVYSLHSWIGIGTFSLFCLQWLIGFVTFMFPRASRPTRARFLPWHVSGGRALLYMAICAALTGLMEKATFLKLQHGYEARVINFTGLFILLFGIFVDLSIALGRYRFD; this is encoded by the exons ATGTATATGTCATCAGCCATTGATGACAGGACATCAATGTACCAGGGCTCAGCCTCGCGTGTAACTATAGTGGCACACCTGTTTGGGCTATTGTCTCTTATTCTCATCCTTGTTTGGTTGTTGCATTATCAGGGGGGCCTGGAATATGATTCTAACGAAGCATATCGAGTTTTCAAT GTTCACCCCTTTCTcatgttttttggttttattttcatGGCTGGTGAAG CGATGATGGCATTCAGAACGGTGGGGGCGGAAAGAGAAGTGCGGAAGTTCATTCACATGATATTTCACCTGATTGCTATATGTCTGGGAATTGTTGGGATAAAGGCTGTTTTCAAGTTCCATGAAATGATCAACAATTCGCCGGATGTGTATAGCTTACATTCTTGGATCGGAATCGGCACCTTCAGTTTGTTTTGCTTGCAG TGGTTGATCGGTTTTGTTACATTCATGTTTCCACGAGCTTCGCGTCCTACGAGGGCTAGGTTTCTTCCATGGCATGTGAGTGGGGGTAGAGCCCTCCTGTACATGGCGATATGCGCCGCCCTCACCGGGCTGATGGAGAAGGCTACTTTCCTTAAACTCCAACACGGTTATGAAGCCCGTGTTATTAACTTTACAGGACTCTTCATACTACTCTTCGGCATCTTTGTTGATCTCTCGATTGCTTTGGGTCGTTACCGTTTCGACTGA